One stretch of Sporichthyaceae bacterium DNA includes these proteins:
- a CDS encoding ATP-binding protein: MNSLAAGTVAEAEVVAILDAAADAMFRLDAAGRVTRCNRSARRILGHGTQELLGQPFRALLLPAGRPAFDALIAQAGHAGRVDDYSRISLRRSDGQVVPVALTVTPAGGAGWWAVARDLTEQADAQRTLAESEQRVRRGEVLAATGSFVVDGAAGVVQWSTGMYLIFDVVPGASQLSVPAHLDLVHPDDRAEVRSAVQDALAGVRAAELDHRIVRPDGEIGWVFLAVEPAHDAAGAVLGARGVCQDVTARKQADIAVRAALERERSASHELRRLDRAKEEFLATVSHELRTPLTAILGFASLLRGTAAEHDQLLEPIERNASDMAQMVERLLDYSRLEAGGVTIEPRSIDLGELIAGSVRQLSASLGGRPVDVVIPAGQQVWADPEALERILVNLVGNAAKYSERPAAITVAAQPGGQGIIISVADEGPGIDEEHQMRIFERFFRIPGATRAKRGTGVGLAIVRQYVELHGGMVWVDSEPGKGSTFRFDLAIGGGQ, from the coding sequence GTGAACTCGCTCGCCGCCGGCACGGTCGCGGAGGCCGAGGTCGTCGCGATCCTCGACGCCGCGGCCGACGCGATGTTCCGGCTGGACGCGGCCGGTCGCGTGACCCGGTGCAACCGGTCCGCTCGGCGCATCCTCGGCCACGGCACACAGGAACTGCTCGGCCAACCGTTCCGGGCGTTGCTGCTCCCCGCAGGCCGCCCCGCGTTCGACGCCTTGATCGCCCAGGCCGGGCACGCCGGTCGGGTCGACGACTACAGCCGAATCAGCCTGCGCCGCAGCGACGGCCAGGTGGTCCCGGTCGCGCTCACCGTCACGCCGGCCGGGGGCGCCGGCTGGTGGGCGGTCGCCCGCGACCTGACCGAGCAGGCCGATGCCCAACGCACCCTGGCCGAGAGCGAGCAACGGGTCCGGCGCGGCGAGGTGCTGGCCGCGACCGGCAGCTTCGTCGTCGACGGTGCCGCCGGGGTGGTGCAGTGGTCGACCGGGATGTACCTGATCTTCGACGTCGTCCCGGGCGCGTCCCAGCTGTCGGTGCCGGCTCACCTGGACCTGGTGCACCCCGACGACCGCGCCGAGGTCCGGTCGGCGGTGCAGGACGCGTTGGCCGGCGTGCGGGCGGCTGAGCTGGACCACCGCATCGTGCGGCCCGACGGCGAGATCGGCTGGGTGTTCCTGGCGGTCGAGCCGGCCCACGACGCGGCCGGTGCGGTGCTCGGTGCCCGCGGGGTCTGTCAGGACGTCACCGCCCGCAAACAGGCCGACATCGCGGTTCGCGCGGCGCTGGAACGCGAGCGGTCCGCCAGCCACGAGCTGCGCCGACTGGACCGGGCCAAGGAGGAGTTCCTGGCCACCGTCTCCCACGAACTGCGGACCCCGCTGACGGCGATCCTCGGCTTCGCCTCGCTGCTGCGCGGAACCGCCGCCGAGCACGACCAACTGCTCGAACCGATCGAGCGCAACGCCTCCGACATGGCGCAGATGGTCGAGCGGCTGCTGGACTACTCGCGGCTGGAGGCCGGCGGGGTGACCATCGAGCCCCGCTCGATCGACCTCGGCGAGCTGATCGCCGGCTCGGTGCGGCAGCTGTCGGCGAGCCTCGGCGGCCGCCCGGTCGATGTCGTAATTCCCGCCGGGCAGCAGGTCTGGGCCGACCCGGAGGCCCTGGAACGGATCCTGGTCAACCTGGTCGGCAACGCCGCGAAGTACTCGGAGCGACCTGCGGCGATCACCGTCGCGGCGCAGCCGGGCGGACAGGGAATCATCATCTCCGTCGCCGACGAAGGTCCGGGGATCGACGAGGAGCACCAGATGCGAATCTTCGAACGCTTCTTCCGCATCCCCGGCGCGACGCGGGCCAAACGTGGCACCGGCGTCGGGCTGGCCATTGTCCGGCAGTACGTCGAACTGCACGGCGGCATGGTCTGGGTCGACAGCGAACCGGGCAAGGGATCGACGTTCCGCTTCGACCTGGCGATCGGGGGAGGACAGTGA
- a CDS encoding response regulator: protein MRQVLVVDDAADTRLLARLLLERAGYAVAEAETAEDALAVMAEDRPDVVLLDLQLPGMDGWRMLDVLRDRDWLDRTRVVLFSAHVDPREFKRAEREGARSYLVKPFTARQLLDCIGEACT from the coding sequence ATGAGGCAGGTACTCGTGGTCGACGACGCGGCCGACACGCGCCTGCTCGCGCGGCTGCTGCTGGAGCGCGCCGGGTACGCCGTCGCAGAGGCCGAGACGGCCGAGGACGCGCTGGCGGTGATGGCCGAGGACCGGCCCGACGTCGTGCTGCTCGACCTGCAACTGCCCGGGATGGACGGGTGGAGGATGCTGGACGTGCTGCGCGACCGGGACTGGCTGGACCGCACGCGGGTGGTGCTGTTCTCGGCCCACGTCGACCCGCGGGAGTTCAAGCGGGCCGAACGCGAGGGTGCGCGTTCCTACCTGGTGAAGCCGTTCACCGCGCGCCAACTGCTGGACTGCATCGGGGAGGCCTGCACATGA